In the genome of Variibacter gotjawalensis, one region contains:
- the pal gene encoding peptidoglycan-associated lipoprotein Pal yields the protein MQFFRNIRAAKLTGALLVALSLGACASNPMDQAGRDGRYAAGQAAPGSQQDFVVNVGDRVFFESDSTELSSQARATLEKQAQWLAKYNRYSFLIEGHADERGTREYNIALGARRSQAVREYLASRGIEPSRMRTISYGKERPVAVCNDISCWSQNRRAVTVLNASS from the coding sequence ATGCAATTCTTCCGGAACATTCGTGCCGCGAAGCTTACGGGCGCGCTGCTAGTCGCGCTTTCGCTCGGCGCTTGCGCCAGCAACCCCATGGATCAGGCCGGCCGCGACGGCCGTTACGCTGCGGGCCAGGCGGCTCCGGGCAGCCAGCAGGATTTCGTCGTGAACGTGGGCGACCGCGTGTTCTTCGAGTCGGACTCGACCGAACTCTCGTCTCAGGCACGCGCCACGCTCGAGAAGCAGGCGCAATGGCTGGCTAAGTACAACCGCTATTCGTTCCTGATCGAAGGCCATGCCGACGAGCGCGGCACCCGTGAATACAACATCGCTCTCGGCGCTCGCCGGTCGCAGGCGGTGCGTGAGTATCTCGCCTCGCGCGGCATCGAGCCGTCTCGCATGCGCACCATCTCGTACGGCAAAGAGCGCCCGGTCGCGGTGTGTAACGATATCTCGTGCTGGTCGCAGAACCGTCGCGCCGTGACGGTTCTCAACGCCAGCTCTTAG
- the tolB gene encoding Tol-Pal system beta propeller repeat protein TolB yields the protein MSFDTSSKILTRRRVLALGAAAGGALILPQHLQAQGAPQQQGGGRTRLDVTQGSFKPIPIAVPDFIGSEAAGVNVTKIVIDNLRRSGLFAPIDPASYIEKIANSDATPRFADWKVINADALAVGRIARQPDGRPRAEFRLWDVNQGKQLAGEIVIAPPGSPRRIAHIISDVIYERLTGEKGYFDTRVVFIDETGAKDRRAKRLAIMDQDGANVRYLTRGSDLVLTPRFSPSGPEITYMAYGDADPRVILMNIDTGQREVVGDFKGMTFAPRFSPDGQRIVMSLQQGGNSSIFAMDLRSKATMRLTDSTAIDTAPSFSPDGSRICFESDRGGKPQIYVMGAGGGAAQRISFQEGSYSTPVWSPRGDYIAFTKQGKGQFAIGVMKPDGKDERILTEGYHAEGPTWAPNGRVIMFFKDQGAGPSLYTVDITGRYEVKIQTPAYASDPAWSPLLR from the coding sequence ATGAGCTTCGATACTTCTTCAAAAATTCTGACGCGCCGCCGTGTTCTGGCGCTGGGCGCCGCCGCGGGTGGCGCATTGATTTTGCCGCAGCATCTGCAAGCGCAAGGCGCGCCGCAGCAGCAAGGCGGCGGGCGCACACGCCTCGATGTCACGCAGGGTTCGTTCAAACCAATCCCGATCGCGGTGCCGGATTTCATCGGTAGCGAAGCGGCCGGCGTGAACGTGACCAAAATCGTCATCGATAACCTACGCCGTTCGGGGCTTTTCGCGCCGATCGATCCCGCGTCCTATATCGAGAAGATCGCGAACTCGGACGCAACACCGCGTTTCGCCGATTGGAAGGTCATTAACGCCGATGCGCTTGCGGTCGGTCGTATCGCGCGGCAACCGGATGGGCGTCCGCGCGCGGAATTCCGTCTGTGGGACGTCAACCAGGGCAAGCAGCTCGCGGGTGAAATCGTCATTGCGCCGCCGGGCTCGCCGCGCCGCATCGCGCACATTATCTCGGACGTGATCTACGAGCGTCTCACGGGTGAGAAAGGCTACTTCGACACACGCGTCGTCTTCATCGACGAGACGGGCGCGAAGGATCGCCGTGCCAAGCGCCTCGCGATCATGGATCAAGACGGCGCCAACGTGCGCTATCTCACGCGTGGTTCCGATCTGGTGCTGACGCCGCGCTTCTCGCCGTCGGGTCCAGAGATCACCTACATGGCGTATGGCGATGCCGACCCGCGCGTCATCCTCATGAACATCGACACAGGCCAGCGCGAAGTCGTCGGCGACTTCAAGGGCATGACGTTCGCGCCGCGTTTCTCGCCGGACGGCCAGCGCATCGTGATGAGCTTGCAGCAGGGCGGCAACTCGTCGATCTTCGCGATGGACCTTCGCTCGAAGGCGACGATGCGGCTCACCGACTCGACCGCGATCGACACAGCGCCGTCGTTCTCGCCGGATGGCTCGCGCATCTGTTTCGAGTCCGATCGCGGCGGTAAGCCGCAGATCTACGTGATGGGCGCCGGCGGCGGCGCGGCGCAGCGCATCAGCTTCCAGGAAGGTTCGTATTCGACGCCGGTCTGGTCGCCGCGCGGCGACTACATCGCGTTCACGAAACAGGGCAAAGGCCAATTCGCCATCGGCGTCATGAAGCCGGACGGCAAGGATGAGCGCATCCTGACCGAAGGCTATCACGCCGAAGGCCCGACCTGGGCACCGAACGGCCGCGTGATCATGTTCTTCAAGGATCAGGGCGCCGGTCCGAGCCTTTATACGGTCGACATCACGGGACGCTATGAGGTCAAAATCCAGACGCCGGCCTACGCGTCCGACCCGGCCTGGTCGCCTCTGTTGCGTTAA
- the tolA gene encoding cell envelope integrity protein TolA: MKVNWRENKHVIASGVAHASILVFMLLSFAPQPFKAEASSGMPVDVISASEFNQMTKPNKVTSPKPIVEKKAPEAKPVEIRDAEISDLPDVQAPAPQASVPLPAAPPPEPKKEAEKPPEPKKAEKPPEPKPPEPKKIEKPPEPEKPDAEALARAAIEKQRQEAAKAEAERKKAEQQRKLAEAKKLEEQKKAEERKRAEQERIKLAKLAEQKSEDKSQFDSSAIQNLLDKRKPRRQAATGEEVNTAATAPAAGAAGAAMSGNDWNRFIARMRDCWTPPDGQDVRNIAVVLRIRMNKDGTLSADPQLVDRVAGSGYQVAADAAMRAVKGCAPYTFMPTAKYEQWKDFEINFDPRQMNRG, translated from the coding sequence ATGAAGGTGAACTGGCGCGAGAACAAGCATGTGATCGCATCGGGCGTCGCTCACGCGTCGATCCTGGTCTTCATGCTGCTTTCGTTCGCGCCGCAGCCTTTCAAGGCCGAAGCCAGCTCCGGCATGCCGGTCGACGTTATCTCGGCCAGCGAATTCAATCAGATGACGAAGCCGAACAAGGTGACGTCGCCGAAGCCGATCGTCGAGAAGAAGGCGCCGGAAGCAAAGCCCGTCGAAATTCGCGACGCCGAGATTTCCGATTTGCCGGACGTTCAGGCACCGGCTCCGCAAGCCAGCGTGCCGCTGCCGGCTGCTCCTCCGCCGGAGCCGAAGAAGGAAGCCGAGAAGCCGCCGGAACCGAAGAAGGCTGAGAAGCCTCCGGAGCCGAAGCCGCCCGAGCCGAAGAAAATCGAGAAGCCGCCCGAGCCGGAAAAGCCGGACGCCGAAGCGCTCGCGCGCGCCGCGATCGAGAAGCAGCGCCAGGAAGCCGCGAAGGCCGAGGCTGAGCGCAAGAAGGCCGAGCAGCAGCGCAAGCTCGCAGAAGCTAAGAAGCTCGAAGAGCAGAAGAAGGCCGAAGAGCGGAAGCGTGCCGAGCAGGAGCGCATCAAGCTTGCGAAGCTCGCCGAGCAGAAATCCGAAGACAAATCGCAGTTCGACTCGAGCGCGATTCAGAATCTTCTCGATAAGCGCAAGCCGCGCCGCCAGGCCGCGACGGGCGAAGAAGTGAACACCGCTGCCACTGCGCCGGCCGCCGGTGCTGCAGGCGCGGCGATGAGCGGCAATGATTGGAATCGCTTCATTGCGCGTATGCGCGATTGCTGGACGCCGCCGGACGGGCAGGACGTGCGCAACATCGCGGTCGTGCTCCGTATCCGCATGAACAAGGACGGCACGCTGTCGGCCGATCCGCAGCTTGTCGATCGCGTCGCGGGTTCCGGCTATCAGGTCGCCGCCGACGCCGCGATGCGCGCCGTCAAAGGCTGCGCGCCGTACACGTTCATGCCGACTGCGAAATACGAGCAGTGGAAAGATTTTGAAATCAACTTCGATCCGCGGCAGATGAATCGCGGATGA
- the tolR gene encoding protein TolR — protein MGAGSIGGSKGGRRRGRRSGSRPVMSEINVTPMVDVMLVLLIIFMVAAPLLTVGVPIDLPQTQAKGLDQDREPLTVSVNPKGQVFLMNSEIKIDELVPKLQAIIQARGGSTEERIYVRGDRNVNYGMVMQVMGRLSVAGYKRVALVTEVEQGS, from the coding sequence ATGGGCGCAGGATCAATCGGCGGATCTAAGGGCGGACGCCGGCGCGGTAGGCGCAGCGGCAGCCGTCCGGTCATGTCCGAGATCAACGTCACGCCGATGGTCGACGTGATGCTCGTGCTGCTGATCATCTTCATGGTGGCGGCGCCGCTGTTGACGGTCGGCGTGCCCATCGATCTGCCACAGACGCAGGCTAAGGGCCTCGACCAGGATCGCGAACCGCTGACGGTTTCGGTCAATCCGAAGGGTCAAGTCTTCTTGATGAATTCCGAGATCAAGATCGACGAACTGGTGCCCAAGCTGCAGGCGATTATCCAGGCCCGCGGCGGCAGCACCGAAGAGCGCATCTATGTGCGCGGCGATCGCAATGTGAATTATGGTATGGTCATGCAGGTGATGGGCCGGCTTTCAGTTGCCGGCTACAAGCGCGTGGCGCTCGTAACGGAAGTCGAGCAGGGCTCCTGA
- the tolQ gene encoding protein TolQ: MEQAALPPPDMSLIALFWQAHFIVKLVMLGLVAASVWVWAIVIDKTFLFARTRRAMNQFENAFWSGQSLEELYRTVSAKPAHSMAALFVAAMREWKRSFEGQARSFAGLQMRIEKVMDVTVAREVERMEKSLLVLATVGSAGPFIGLFGTVWGIMTSFQSIAASKNTSLAVVAPGIAEALFATAVGLIAAIPATIFYNKFIAEVNKQTQRLEGFADEFSAILSRQIDERA; this comes from the coding sequence ATGGAACAGGCGGCTCTGCCTCCCCCGGATATGTCGCTGATTGCGCTGTTCTGGCAGGCGCATTTCATCGTCAAGTTGGTGATGCTCGGCCTGGTGGCCGCCTCGGTCTGGGTTTGGGCCATCGTCATCGACAAGACGTTTCTGTTCGCCCGCACGCGGCGCGCGATGAACCAGTTCGAGAACGCGTTCTGGTCGGGGCAGTCGCTCGAGGAGCTCTACCGTACGGTTTCGGCGAAACCTGCGCATTCGATGGCAGCTCTGTTCGTTGCCGCGATGCGCGAGTGGAAGCGCTCGTTCGAAGGCCAGGCGCGCTCCTTCGCCGGCTTGCAGATGCGCATCGAGAAGGTGATGGATGTCACCGTCGCGCGCGAAGTCGAGCGCATGGAGAAAAGCCTTCTAGTGCTCGCGACGGTCGGCTCGGCCGGTCCGTTCATCGGCCTGTTCGGCACCGTCTGGGGCATCATGACGAGCTTCCAGTCGATCGCGGCCTCGAAGAACACTTCGTTAGCGGTTGTGGCGCCGGGCATCGCGGAAGCGCTGTTTGCGACGGCCGTGGGCCTCATTGCGGCCATTCCGGCGACTATTTTCTACAATAAGTTCATCGCCGAGGTGAACAAGCAGACCCAGCGTCTCGAAGGGTTTGCGGACGAGTTCTCCGCGATCCTGTCGCGGCAAATCGACGAGCGGGCGTAA
- a CDS encoding MFS transporter: MTLSGRPLIIALCIGQVGNLVPHVAVSAIMAGHLIPLWGLSATEAGIMASSYTVGYMLAVPILATLTDRFDARLILLAGSALNFAGAIAFGLFANGFWSACLLWGLTGIGFGGAYMPGLKALTDRMPPGESSRGVVFYTSAYSFGVGLSFLVSQVVADAWGWRAAFFVTGIPPLLMVVTAFLLTPVRPATQGAKIAIRPVLRNRPALGYILGYGAHCFELYGVRTWIVAFWTFVLANNPGNNLLSPIAVSVIVTVIAAPASILGNEAALRFGRHRVLTVVMTTSAIVTAMVGILAGASPWILLPLIILQAFTVNADSGALTSGMTIAAVPENRGATMALHSTVGFGLAASGGWASGAAIDLGGGQMTTFGWTLAFLVMGAVVALGPLALAWSRRPPS; encoded by the coding sequence ATGACCCTCAGCGGACGCCCTCTCATCATCGCGTTGTGCATCGGCCAGGTTGGCAACCTGGTACCGCACGTGGCCGTTTCGGCCATCATGGCGGGTCATCTGATTCCCTTGTGGGGTCTAAGCGCGACCGAGGCCGGGATCATGGCCTCGAGTTACACGGTCGGCTACATGCTCGCGGTTCCGATCCTCGCGACGCTGACCGACCGCTTCGACGCCCGGCTGATCCTCCTCGCCGGCTCGGCGCTCAATTTTGCCGGAGCGATCGCCTTCGGTCTCTTCGCCAACGGCTTCTGGTCGGCTTGTCTTCTGTGGGGCCTCACCGGCATCGGCTTTGGCGGCGCTTACATGCCGGGCCTCAAGGCACTGACCGATCGCATGCCGCCCGGCGAAAGCTCGCGCGGCGTCGTCTTCTACACATCCGCATATTCGTTCGGAGTCGGACTTTCGTTTCTCGTCTCGCAAGTCGTCGCCGACGCGTGGGGCTGGCGCGCCGCCTTCTTCGTCACCGGCATCCCGCCGCTGCTGATGGTCGTGACGGCGTTTCTGCTCACGCCCGTGCGCCCCGCGACGCAAGGCGCGAAGATCGCGATCCGCCCCGTGCTGCGCAATCGCCCAGCGCTCGGCTACATTCTCGGCTACGGCGCACACTGCTTCGAACTTTACGGCGTGCGCACGTGGATCGTCGCGTTCTGGACCTTCGTGCTCGCGAACAATCCGGGAAACAACTTGCTGTCGCCGATCGCCGTCAGCGTGATCGTCACGGTGATTGCCGCGCCCGCCAGCATTCTGGGCAACGAAGCCGCGCTCCGCTTCGGCCGCCATCGCGTGCTGACCGTCGTCATGACGACATCCGCGATCGTCACCGCGATGGTCGGAATTCTTGCCGGCGCATCGCCGTGGATCTTGCTGCCGCTGATCATCCTGCAAGCGTTCACCGTCAATGCGGATTCGGGCGCGCTGACATCCGGCATGACCATCGCCGCCGTGCCGGAAAATCGCGGAGCCACGATGGCGCTGCATTCGACGGTCGGTTTCGGGCTTGCAGCGTCTGGCGGTTGGGCGAGCGGCGCCGCGATCGATCTCGGCGGCGGCCAGATGACGACATTCGGTTGGACGCTCGCATTCCTCGTCATGGGCGCAGTCGTCGCGCTCGGCCCGCTCGCGCTGGCGTGGTCGCGTCGTCCGCCGAGTTAG
- a CDS encoding helix-turn-helix domain-containing protein, which produces MSISSEAELSEEQSRAIAATVREELARRRMSRQRLADDAKISISTLEKALAGRRPFTLATTIRLEQALSVPLRTRKAEPIQPPSPPLASLGVAPGDLGYYSRPAVAWIEGEYLTIRPSFGDANAMYAYRTLISWDEEGSCLRFRESERMDAAFTQFGSVSVPNQSGHIYLVTNRHGQYRLIIAARPTIAGEMYGILTTLQVERGSQLIPVAAPIAFIPLQSMGECAFGRIVEGDRDYARYRSFLKRTTNEPFARFLPG; this is translated from the coding sequence TTGAGTATCAGTTCCGAAGCAGAACTCTCCGAAGAGCAAAGTCGCGCCATCGCGGCGACAGTCCGGGAAGAACTCGCGCGGCGGCGCATGTCGCGTCAGCGTTTGGCGGACGACGCGAAGATCAGCATTTCGACATTGGAGAAGGCGCTCGCGGGACGGCGGCCTTTCACGCTGGCGACGACGATCCGTTTAGAGCAAGCGCTGTCGGTGCCGCTGCGCACGCGCAAGGCGGAGCCGATCCAGCCGCCATCGCCTCCGCTTGCATCGCTCGGCGTCGCGCCCGGCGATCTCGGTTACTACTCGCGTCCCGCGGTGGCGTGGATCGAAGGCGAGTATCTTACGATCCGTCCGTCCTTCGGCGATGCGAATGCGATGTATGCGTATCGCACGCTGATCAGTTGGGACGAGGAGGGCTCATGCCTGCGCTTCCGCGAAAGCGAGCGCATGGATGCGGCCTTCACGCAGTTCGGCTCGGTTTCGGTGCCGAACCAATCCGGCCACATCTATCTCGTCACCAACCGACACGGTCAGTATCGCCTCATCATTGCGGCGCGGCCGACGATCGCAGGCGAGATGTACGGCATCCTTACGACGCTGCAGGTCGAACGCGGCTCGCAGCTTATTCCGGTCGCGGCACCGATCGCGTTCATTCCGCTGCAGAGTATGGGCGAGTGTGCTTTCGGCCGCATCGTCGAAGGCGATCGCGACTACGCGCGTTATCGTAGTTTCCTCAAGCGCACGACGAACGAGCCTTTCGCGCGGTTTCTGCCGGGCTAA
- a CDS encoding marine proteobacterial sortase target protein, with product MHTYSLPTQHRAPTIAEWLAISAPAILFFVVMVLAALFALPARAAQAPIFVKPGEVRAGSLLLKTNQEGRYVGAPRVATDVDVTVSGPTARTRITQIFHNPTDGWVEAVYVYPLPEGSAVDTLKMVVGDRVVVGSIKERQAAKVIYEKAKEAGQKASLVEQERPNIFTNSVANIGPGETIVVQIEYQEPIRHIGNEYSLRIPLVVGPRYNGKPIAQTVDFTPGSGWGNSTNVPDRERIEPPVLDPRKQGKINPVQITVRVAAGFPLGELKSHHHAVKTEADGDARIVKLAEGPVPADRDFELTWKPAAQQAPSVGLFRERVAGSDYVLAYVTPPTGAATEDNRPREVILVVDNSGSMGGTSMVQAKASLIYALGRLKPTDRFNIVRFDDTLTVLFQDTVPADAEHIGQAKRYVDSLQAKGGTEMVPAMKAALTDPRGSDGKFLRQVVFLTDGAIGNEQQLFETITALRGRSRVFMVGIGSAPNSYLMTRASELGRGTFTHIGSTDQVETRMRSLFEKLESPAVTNLVAKFTVNGADVTPESLPDLYRGEPLVVAARVGSLSGELVITGTIGDQPWSVTLPLAGAAEGKGLSKVWARRKIDDTEVSRTTRTATPEAADAAILKLALEHSLVTRLTSLVAIDETPSRPAGTRLTRTEVPLNLPEGWDFDLVFGDSGNANENRPAVTPDGEPEQRRADQQKVRAQYAQLPIQKAAAPQAAQATPTTVRLPQTATDAELRLWFGLLLCLISLLLMGFGRGVVRLSR from the coding sequence ATGCATACGTATTCGCTTCCGACACAGCACCGAGCGCCGACCATCGCCGAATGGCTGGCGATCTCGGCGCCCGCAATCCTCTTCTTCGTCGTCATGGTTCTCGCGGCGCTGTTCGCACTGCCGGCGCGCGCCGCACAAGCGCCGATCTTCGTCAAACCGGGCGAAGTCCGTGCCGGCTCGCTGCTGCTCAAGACGAACCAGGAAGGCCGTTATGTCGGCGCACCGCGCGTCGCAACCGACGTCGACGTCACGGTGAGTGGACCGACGGCGCGCACCCGCATCACGCAGATCTTCCACAACCCGACCGACGGTTGGGTCGAAGCCGTCTACGTCTATCCGCTGCCGGAAGGCAGTGCGGTCGATACGCTCAAGATGGTCGTCGGCGATCGCGTCGTCGTCGGCTCGATAAAGGAGCGGCAGGCCGCGAAGGTGATCTACGAGAAGGCGAAGGAAGCCGGACAGAAAGCGAGCCTCGTCGAGCAGGAACGCCCGAACATCTTCACGAACTCGGTTGCCAATATCGGCCCAGGCGAAACCATCGTCGTACAGATCGAATACCAAGAACCGATCCGCCACATCGGCAATGAGTATTCGCTGCGCATCCCGCTCGTCGTCGGCCCGCGCTACAACGGCAAGCCGATCGCACAGACGGTCGACTTCACGCCCGGCAGCGGCTGGGGCAATTCGACCAACGTTCCGGACCGCGAACGCATCGAGCCGCCGGTCCTCGATCCGCGTAAGCAAGGCAAGATCAATCCGGTGCAAATCACCGTGCGCGTTGCAGCCGGCTTCCCGCTCGGCGAGCTCAAGAGCCACCATCACGCCGTGAAGACCGAAGCCGATGGCGATGCGCGCATCGTCAAGCTCGCTGAAGGTCCGGTGCCGGCCGATCGCGATTTCGAACTCACGTGGAAGCCGGCCGCACAACAAGCGCCGTCCGTCGGCCTCTTCCGCGAGCGCGTCGCAGGCAGCGACTACGTCCTCGCTTACGTGACGCCGCCGACCGGTGCCGCGACAGAAGACAATCGGCCGCGTGAAGTCATTCTCGTTGTCGACAATTCCGGCTCGATGGGCGGCACCTCGATGGTGCAGGCAAAAGCGAGCCTCATCTACGCTCTCGGCCGCCTCAAGCCGACCGACCGCTTCAACATCGTCCGCTTCGACGACACGCTGACGGTGCTGTTCCAGGACACAGTGCCGGCCGACGCCGAACACATTGGCCAAGCCAAGCGCTATGTCGACAGCCTGCAGGCGAAGGGCGGCACCGAAATGGTGCCCGCGATGAAAGCTGCACTGACCGACCCGCGCGGCAGCGATGGCAAATTTCTCCGCCAGGTCGTATTCCTGACCGACGGCGCGATCGGCAACGAGCAGCAGTTGTTCGAGACGATCACGGCTTTGCGCGGCCGCTCGCGTGTCTTCATGGTCGGCATCGGCTCGGCGCCGAACTCGTATCTGATGACGCGCGCATCCGAACTCGGCCGCGGCACCTTCACGCATATCGGCTCCACCGATCAGGTCGAGACGCGCATGCGCTCGCTGTTCGAGAAGCTCGAAAGCCCTGCGGTAACGAACCTCGTCGCCAAGTTCACGGTAAACGGCGCGGACGTCACGCCTGAGAGTTTACCGGATCTCTATCGCGGCGAGCCTCTGGTCGTTGCGGCGCGTGTCGGCTCGCTGTCCGGTGAACTCGTCATCACGGGCACGATCGGCGATCAGCCGTGGAGCGTGACGCTGCCGCTCGCCGGTGCGGCCGAAGGCAAAGGCCTTTCGAAAGTTTGGGCCCGCCGCAAGATCGACGATACCGAGGTTTCGCGCACGACGCGCACCGCGACGCCGGAAGCTGCCGATGCCGCGATCCTCAAGCTCGCGCTCGAGCACAGTCTGGTGACGCGCCTCACCTCCCTCGTTGCAATCGACGAGACGCCGTCGCGTCCCGCCGGCACACGCCTCACCCGCACCGAGGTTCCGCTCAACCTGCCGGAAGGCTGGGACTTCGATCTCGTGTTCGGCGATAGCGGCAATGCGAACGAGAATCGCCCGGCCGTCACGCCGGACGGAGAGCCGGAGCAGCGTCGCGCCGATCAGCAGAAGGTGCGTGCGCAATACGCTCAGCTTCCGATCCAGAAGGCGGCCGCTCCGCAAGCCGCGCAGGCGACGCCGACGACGGTCCGTCTGCCGCAGACCGCGACCGATGCCGAATTGCGTCTCTGGTTCGGCCTCCTGCTGTGCCTGATCAGCCTGCTGCTGATGGGCTTCGGCCGCGGCGTTGTGCGGCTCTCGCGATGA
- a CDS encoding class GN sortase has protein sequence MNTIASYSVPSPRLRGEGGAQSATGEGLRRSRTKIAIAALLLATGLTLVGQAGYIHAKAILAQILLDRAFSETISTGRSTKPWSWADTWPVARVEVLRLHESSIVLAGSSGQALAFGPGQLENTPEAGERGTAVYSAHRDTHFRFLGRVQVGDEIRVTRRDGVRVTFRVTRTAVARWDEAEIDPQASGRNLVLVTCWPLDGKTQGPLRYLVFAEAS, from the coding sequence ATGAACACCATCGCGTCATACTCCGTTCCTTCTCCCCGCTTGCGGGGAGAAGGTGGCGCGCAAAGCGCGACGGGTGAGGGGCTGCGGCGAAGCAGAACGAAGATCGCCATCGCGGCTCTCCTCCTCGCCACCGGCCTCACCCTCGTCGGGCAAGCTGGTTACATCCACGCCAAGGCGATCCTCGCGCAGATCCTCCTCGACCGCGCTTTCTCGGAAACCATCTCGACCGGGCGGTCGACAAAACCGTGGAGCTGGGCCGACACGTGGCCGGTCGCGCGCGTCGAAGTCCTACGCTTGCACGAGAGCTCCATCGTGCTCGCGGGCTCAAGCGGACAAGCACTCGCCTTTGGTCCCGGCCAGCTCGAGAACACGCCGGAGGCCGGCGAGCGCGGCACCGCCGTCTATTCGGCGCATCGCGACACGCATTTCCGTTTCCTCGGCCGCGTCCAGGTCGGCGACGAAATCCGCGTGACACGCCGCGACGGCGTTCGCGTCACCTTCCGCGTGACCCGCACCGCGGTCGCCCGGTGGGACGAAGCCGAGATCGACCCGCAGGCGAGCGGCCGCAATCTCGTCCTCGTCACCTGCTGGCCGCTCGATGGAAAAACGCAGGGTCCGCTGCGTTACTTGGTGTTCGCCGAGGCGTCCTGA
- the ybgC gene encoding tol-pal system-associated acyl-CoA thioesterase encodes MPSRMQNALDGEIRNGTHEQLVRVYYEDTDFSGIVYHANYLRFMERGRTNYLRLLGTDHRALFEETSAEAPGFAFVVRGMKLEFLLPARMDDLLLVRTTPHEVKGASIMLHQEVLRGDDKLLIADVRVAFIAGGKAQRIPKPLRIAMQADQDASANTK; translated from the coding sequence ATGCCGTCGCGCATGCAAAATGCTCTCGACGGCGAAATCCGTAACGGCACGCACGAGCAGCTCGTGCGTGTTTATTACGAAGATACGGACTTCTCCGGCATCGTTTATCACGCCAACTATCTGCGCTTCATGGAGCGCGGGCGGACGAACTATCTGCGTCTGCTCGGCACCGACCATCGCGCGCTGTTCGAAGAGACGAGCGCGGAAGCGCCTGGCTTCGCATTTGTGGTGCGCGGCATGAAGTTGGAGTTTCTGCTGCCGGCGCGGATGGACGATCTACTGCTCGTGCGGACGACGCCGCACGAGGTGAAGGGCGCATCGATCATGCTGCATCAAGAGGTGCTGCGCGGTGACGACAAGTTGCTGATTGCCGACGTGCGCGTCGCCTTCATCGCCGGCGGCAAAGCGCAGCGGATTCCAAAACCGCTGCGCATCGCGATGCAGGCGGATCAGGACGCCTCGGCGAACACCAAGTAA
- a CDS encoding TetR/AcrR family transcriptional regulator → MVQKSVSSEAKRRGRPRAYDPAVAIEQAAAVFWKAGYAGTSLDDLAAATGMNRPSLYAAFGDKRELYLKTLEFYRTRNRDLIKRALAGEPPLRELLQRIYAGALDIYYAGDDGARGCYTIGTATTVAAVDEGVREFLAQSFSSTDAFFFQHIVAAQKRGEISAPADPAALAALTTATLHTLAVRSRAQVPRAELEKIVTSALAVICAK, encoded by the coding sequence ATGGTACAAAAATCTGTCAGCAGCGAAGCGAAGCGGCGCGGGCGCCCGCGCGCCTATGATCCCGCCGTTGCGATCGAGCAGGCGGCCGCTGTGTTCTGGAAAGCCGGTTACGCCGGCACGTCGCTCGACGATCTCGCGGCGGCGACCGGAATGAACCGGCCGAGTCTCTATGCGGCGTTCGGCGACAAGCGGGAGCTGTATCTCAAGACGCTCGAATTCTATCGGACGCGGAATCGCGATCTGATCAAGCGCGCGCTGGCGGGTGAACCGCCGCTGCGCGAGTTGTTGCAACGCATTTATGCTGGCGCGCTGGATATCTACTACGCGGGCGATGACGGCGCGCGCGGCTGCTACACGATCGGCACGGCGACGACGGTGGCGGCCGTCGACGAAGGCGTGCGAGAATTTCTGGCGCAAAGCTTCTCCAGCACGGACGCGTTCTTCTTCCAGCACATTGTCGCTGCGCAGAAGCGCGGCGAGATTTCGGCTCCGGCCGATCCTGCTGCTCTGGCCGCGCTGACCACCGCGACATTGCATACACTCGCGGTGCGTTCACGCGCGCAGGTTCCGCGTGCCGAGCTGGAGAAGATCGTCACATCGGCCCTTGCGGTGATTTGCGCGAAGTAG